One Chanodichthys erythropterus isolate Z2021 chromosome 22, ASM2448905v1, whole genome shotgun sequence DNA window includes the following coding sequences:
- the si:ch73-362m14.2 gene encoding NHS-like protein 2 isoform X3, protein MENTTLVCSGQGWCGPNVSTFSSEWDDNVNSFLMAPDVIKPPPQFQDPEEPSQASPTDSAAVTRRDKDGLSSLKKERRSRPTSNIELHRRSLSLSTTVNSNPGVARRRCESYALSYPSSSSEDSGSDSTSARRGDRLPDAVPRSRSRSIVLKKAKRKPAPPIRTVSLQRLKYSEHKIQGLHLRKDAQSVMILPDLIPTSKQDVGKCKKSSPTTEAPGKVAPKTSVSSHRALNELRSSEPCKPGLGTSAATPVHEGTSGNSEINTSPSSSHSSASQPSISSPSKRIGPNSPSSGYASQCETPTQSVLSSIAMGPSQLGCRMRHKPSGVIPPCQRARNRNARLSLQLPEIQRPTPDLEPSAVQPKVNRRYSDSTEATRPKQRMSNSLLIMPVVTQEDLNNVRLRSVSSTDLENAQETTTDIIEEETERGGITLSPTNNQKAKPPVAPKPQRNKWPPNAVVQPRCGAASNPEPPAVTVSERSEDIYAMINKAKPKVTVPSESITSIEQEHHQRQQIFLEGHSPQTTREPRQPQPPCSFEPQNPNVVPFNATTCCNQLHKKRRAPPPPLTKTPAVDNSLYHDSAALKSPDEAQSPSKHCKSPKSPTSASQYHVTLYGVIPTYPMVTEQQHSSAGEGMHVTSPSA, encoded by the exons ATGGAAAACACAACTTTGGTTTGTTCTGGTCAGGGCTGGTGCGGCCCAAACGTTTCCACCTTTTCATCCGAGTGGGATGATAATGTAAACTCCTTTCTGATGGCACCTGACGTGATCAAACCCCCTCCACAATTCCAGGATCCAGAGGAGCCGAGCCAGGCTTCACCCACTGACTCTGCTGCCGTGACAAGACGAGATAAAGATGGCTTGAGCTCCCTGAAGAAAGAGCGTAGGAGTAGACCGACCAGTAACATAGAGCTCCACAGACGCTCCTTGTCACTTTCCACCACTGTCAATTCCAACCCAGGTGTGGCCCGACGCCGGTGTGAAAGCTACGCGCTTTCATATCCCAGCAGCAGCTCGGAGGACAGCGGCAGCGACAGCACCTCTGCGAGGAGGGGAGATCGACTTCCAGATGCAGTGCCACGGTCTAGATCCCGGAGCATCGTCCTCAAGAAGGCCAAAAGGAAACCAGCTCCACCTATAAGAACAGTGTCACTGCAAAGGCTCAAGtattcagaacacaaaatacaggGACTTCACCTCAGAAAAGATGCCCAAAGCGTCATGATACTGCCAGATCTTATCCCAACCTCGAAGCAAGACGTTGGTAAGTGCAAGAAATCATCTCCCACCACTGAAGCACCTGGCAAGGTGGCACCGAAGACGTCTGTCTCTAGTCACAGAGCACTAAATGAGCTTCGATCCAGCGAACCTTGCAAGCCGGGCCTAGGCACCTCCGCGGCAACTCCAGTACATGAGGGTACATCTGGTAATTCTGAAATTAACACATCTCCCTCCTCTTCCCACTCTTCCGCCTCCCAGCCCTCCATCTCTTCACCGTCCAAACGCATTGGGCCAAACTCTCCGTCGAGTGGATACGCAAGCCAGTGTGAAACTCCAACTCAGTCAGTCCTGTCCTCGATTGCCATGGGACCTTCTCAGCTGGGCTGCAGAATGCGGCATAAGCCTTCCGGTGTTATTCCTCCATGCCAAAGGGCAAGAAACCGTAATGCGAGGCTATCTCTTCAGCTTCCTGAGATTCAACGTCCCACTCCTGATCTAGAACCTTCCGCAGTTCAGCCAAAAGTGAATCGGCGCTACTCAGATAGCACTGAAGCCACCAGACCCAAACAAAGGATGAGTAACAGCCTGTTGATAATGCCAGTGGTTACTCAGGAGGACCTCAACAATGTGCGTTTACGTTCAGTCAGCAGCACTGATCTGGAGAATGCACAGGAAACTACAACTGACATAATTGAGGAGGAGACTGAAAGGGGTGGAATCACTTTAAGCCCTACAAACAACCAAAAAGCCAAACCACCAGTGGCTCCAAAGCCGCAGAGAAACAAATGGCCACCCAATGCTGTGGTACAGCCACGTTGTGGAGCGGCTTCTAATCCAGAACCGCCAGCAGTCACAGTCAGTGAGAGATCAGAAGACATCTACGCAATGATCAACAAAGCAAAACCTAAAGTGACTGTACCATCAGAAAGTATCACCAGTATTGAACAAGAACATCATCAGAGGCAGCAGATTTTTTTGGAAGGACATTCTCCGCAGACGACGAGAGAACCCCGTCAGCCACAACCCCCATGCTCTTTTGAGCCGCAGAATCCAAATGTGGTCCCCTTCAACGCAACCACCTGTTGTAACCAACTTCATAAGAAGAGAAGAGCCCCACCACCACCTCTGACAAAGACTCCAGCTGTGGACAATTCGCTTTATCATGACTCAGCTGCTCTGAAGAGCCCAGATGAAGCCCAGTCTCCATCTAAACACTGCAAGTCTCCAAAGTCTCCGACCTCGGCAAGTCAATATCATGTTACCTTATATGGCGTCATTCCAACTTACCCTATGGTCACTGAACAACAGCACTCAAGTGCAGGAG agggtatgcatgtgACGTCACCATCGGCCTGA
- the si:ch73-362m14.2 gene encoding NHS-like protein 2 isoform X2, producing MENTTLVCSGQGWCGPNVSTFSSEWDDNVNSFLMAPDVIKPPPQFQDPEEPSQASPTDSAAVTRRDKDGLSSLKKERRSRPTSNIELHRRSLSLSTTVNSNPGVARRRCESYALSYPSSSSEDSGSDSTSARRGDRLPDAVPRSRSRSIVLKKAKRKPAPPIRTVSLQRLKYSEHKIQGLHLRKDAQSVMILPDLIPTSKQDVGKCKKSSPTTEAPGKVAPKTSVSSHRALNELRSSEPCKPGLGTSAATPVHEGTSGNSEINTSPSSSHSSASQPSISSPSKRIGPNSPSSGYASQCETPTQSVLSSIAMGPSQLGCRMRHKPSGVIPPCQRARNRNARLSLQLPEIQRPTPDLEPSAVQPKVNRRYSDSTEATRPKQRMSNSLLIMPVVTQEDLNNVRLRSVSSTDLENAQETTTDIIEEETERGGITLSPTNNQKAKPPVAPKPQRNKWPPNAVVQPRCGAASNPEPPAVTVSERSEDIYAMINKAKPKVTVPSESITSIEQEHHQRQQIFLEGHSPQTTREPRQPQPPCSFEPQNPNVVPFNATTCCNQLHKKRRAPPPPLTKTPAVDNSLYHDSAALKSPDEAQSPSKHCKSPKSPTSASQYHVTLYGVIPTYPMVTEQQHSSAGDCQKLKKREANGSLQSTETGLQAAKRGFAVIILSIC from the exons ATGGAAAACACAACTTTGGTTTGTTCTGGTCAGGGCTGGTGCGGCCCAAACGTTTCCACCTTTTCATCCGAGTGGGATGATAATGTAAACTCCTTTCTGATGGCACCTGACGTGATCAAACCCCCTCCACAATTCCAGGATCCAGAGGAGCCGAGCCAGGCTTCACCCACTGACTCTGCTGCCGTGACAAGACGAGATAAAGATGGCTTGAGCTCCCTGAAGAAAGAGCGTAGGAGTAGACCGACCAGTAACATAGAGCTCCACAGACGCTCCTTGTCACTTTCCACCACTGTCAATTCCAACCCAGGTGTGGCCCGACGCCGGTGTGAAAGCTACGCGCTTTCATATCCCAGCAGCAGCTCGGAGGACAGCGGCAGCGACAGCACCTCTGCGAGGAGGGGAGATCGACTTCCAGATGCAGTGCCACGGTCTAGATCCCGGAGCATCGTCCTCAAGAAGGCCAAAAGGAAACCAGCTCCACCTATAAGAACAGTGTCACTGCAAAGGCTCAAGtattcagaacacaaaatacaggGACTTCACCTCAGAAAAGATGCCCAAAGCGTCATGATACTGCCAGATCTTATCCCAACCTCGAAGCAAGACGTTGGTAAGTGCAAGAAATCATCTCCCACCACTGAAGCACCTGGCAAGGTGGCACCGAAGACGTCTGTCTCTAGTCACAGAGCACTAAATGAGCTTCGATCCAGCGAACCTTGCAAGCCGGGCCTAGGCACCTCCGCGGCAACTCCAGTACATGAGGGTACATCTGGTAATTCTGAAATTAACACATCTCCCTCCTCTTCCCACTCTTCCGCCTCCCAGCCCTCCATCTCTTCACCGTCCAAACGCATTGGGCCAAACTCTCCGTCGAGTGGATACGCAAGCCAGTGTGAAACTCCAACTCAGTCAGTCCTGTCCTCGATTGCCATGGGACCTTCTCAGCTGGGCTGCAGAATGCGGCATAAGCCTTCCGGTGTTATTCCTCCATGCCAAAGGGCAAGAAACCGTAATGCGAGGCTATCTCTTCAGCTTCCTGAGATTCAACGTCCCACTCCTGATCTAGAACCTTCCGCAGTTCAGCCAAAAGTGAATCGGCGCTACTCAGATAGCACTGAAGCCACCAGACCCAAACAAAGGATGAGTAACAGCCTGTTGATAATGCCAGTGGTTACTCAGGAGGACCTCAACAATGTGCGTTTACGTTCAGTCAGCAGCACTGATCTGGAGAATGCACAGGAAACTACAACTGACATAATTGAGGAGGAGACTGAAAGGGGTGGAATCACTTTAAGCCCTACAAACAACCAAAAAGCCAAACCACCAGTGGCTCCAAAGCCGCAGAGAAACAAATGGCCACCCAATGCTGTGGTACAGCCACGTTGTGGAGCGGCTTCTAATCCAGAACCGCCAGCAGTCACAGTCAGTGAGAGATCAGAAGACATCTACGCAATGATCAACAAAGCAAAACCTAAAGTGACTGTACCATCAGAAAGTATCACCAGTATTGAACAAGAACATCATCAGAGGCAGCAGATTTTTTTGGAAGGACATTCTCCGCAGACGACGAGAGAACCCCGTCAGCCACAACCCCCATGCTCTTTTGAGCCGCAGAATCCAAATGTGGTCCCCTTCAACGCAACCACCTGTTGTAACCAACTTCATAAGAAGAGAAGAGCCCCACCACCACCTCTGACAAAGACTCCAGCTGTGGACAATTCGCTTTATCATGACTCAGCTGCTCTGAAGAGCCCAGATGAAGCCCAGTCTCCATCTAAACACTGCAAGTCTCCAAAGTCTCCGACCTCGGCAAGTCAATATCATGTTACCTTATATGGCGTCATTCCAACTTACCCTATGGTCACTGAACAACAGCACTCAAGTGCAGGAG ACTGTCAAAAGCTAAAGAAaagagaagcaaatggatcgctGCAATCCACAGAAACAGGACTCCAGGCAGCGAAacgtggatttgcagttatcattttgtcaatatgttga
- the si:ch73-362m14.2 gene encoding NHS-like protein 2 isoform X1 codes for MENTTLVCSGQGWCGPNVSTFSSEWDDNVNSFLMAPDVIKPPPQFQDPEEPSQASPTDSAAVTRRDKDGLSSLKKERRSRPTSNIELHRRSLSLSTTVNSNPGVARRRCESYALSYPSSSSEDSGSDSTSARRGDRLPDAVPRSRSRSIVLKKAKRKPAPPIRTVSLQRLKYSEHKIQGLHLRKDAQSVMILPDLIPTSKQDVGKCKKSSPTTEAPGKVAPKTSVSSHRALNELRSSEPCKPGLGTSAATPVHEGTSGNSEINTSPSSSHSSASQPSISSPSKRIGPNSPSSGYASQCETPTQSVLSSIAMGPSQLGCRMRHKPSGVIPPCQRARNRNARLSLQLPEIQRPTPDLEPSAVQPKVNRRYSDSTEATRPKQRMSNSLLIMPVVTQEDLNNVRLRSVSSTDLENAQETTTDIIEEETERGGITLSPTNNQKAKPPVAPKPQRNKWPPNAVVQPRCGAASNPEPPAVTVSERSEDIYAMINKAKPKVTVPSESITSIEQEHHQRQQIFLEGHSPQTTREPRQPQPPCSFEPQNPNVVPFNATTCCNQLHKKRRAPPPPLTKTPAVDNSLYHDSAALKSPDEAQSPSKHCKSPKSPTSASQYHVTLYGVIPTYPMVTEQQHSSAGDHPTYDVEQRDRMPDLGPLQLVGEEDDVFLYKSKSQTTEDLFTIIHRSKRKLLGRKDSFENKQGDPGTQTLGSGASKISSQNDNFMAFLRRTRSAKAGCGERISAAELLRSSKPTVTIAANITHCKNSYVQSHGP; via the exons ATGGAAAACACAACTTTGGTTTGTTCTGGTCAGGGCTGGTGCGGCCCAAACGTTTCCACCTTTTCATCCGAGTGGGATGATAATGTAAACTCCTTTCTGATGGCACCTGACGTGATCAAACCCCCTCCACAATTCCAGGATCCAGAGGAGCCGAGCCAGGCTTCACCCACTGACTCTGCTGCCGTGACAAGACGAGATAAAGATGGCTTGAGCTCCCTGAAGAAAGAGCGTAGGAGTAGACCGACCAGTAACATAGAGCTCCACAGACGCTCCTTGTCACTTTCCACCACTGTCAATTCCAACCCAGGTGTGGCCCGACGCCGGTGTGAAAGCTACGCGCTTTCATATCCCAGCAGCAGCTCGGAGGACAGCGGCAGCGACAGCACCTCTGCGAGGAGGGGAGATCGACTTCCAGATGCAGTGCCACGGTCTAGATCCCGGAGCATCGTCCTCAAGAAGGCCAAAAGGAAACCAGCTCCACCTATAAGAACAGTGTCACTGCAAAGGCTCAAGtattcagaacacaaaatacaggGACTTCACCTCAGAAAAGATGCCCAAAGCGTCATGATACTGCCAGATCTTATCCCAACCTCGAAGCAAGACGTTGGTAAGTGCAAGAAATCATCTCCCACCACTGAAGCACCTGGCAAGGTGGCACCGAAGACGTCTGTCTCTAGTCACAGAGCACTAAATGAGCTTCGATCCAGCGAACCTTGCAAGCCGGGCCTAGGCACCTCCGCGGCAACTCCAGTACATGAGGGTACATCTGGTAATTCTGAAATTAACACATCTCCCTCCTCTTCCCACTCTTCCGCCTCCCAGCCCTCCATCTCTTCACCGTCCAAACGCATTGGGCCAAACTCTCCGTCGAGTGGATACGCAAGCCAGTGTGAAACTCCAACTCAGTCAGTCCTGTCCTCGATTGCCATGGGACCTTCTCAGCTGGGCTGCAGAATGCGGCATAAGCCTTCCGGTGTTATTCCTCCATGCCAAAGGGCAAGAAACCGTAATGCGAGGCTATCTCTTCAGCTTCCTGAGATTCAACGTCCCACTCCTGATCTAGAACCTTCCGCAGTTCAGCCAAAAGTGAATCGGCGCTACTCAGATAGCACTGAAGCCACCAGACCCAAACAAAGGATGAGTAACAGCCTGTTGATAATGCCAGTGGTTACTCAGGAGGACCTCAACAATGTGCGTTTACGTTCAGTCAGCAGCACTGATCTGGAGAATGCACAGGAAACTACAACTGACATAATTGAGGAGGAGACTGAAAGGGGTGGAATCACTTTAAGCCCTACAAACAACCAAAAAGCCAAACCACCAGTGGCTCCAAAGCCGCAGAGAAACAAATGGCCACCCAATGCTGTGGTACAGCCACGTTGTGGAGCGGCTTCTAATCCAGAACCGCCAGCAGTCACAGTCAGTGAGAGATCAGAAGACATCTACGCAATGATCAACAAAGCAAAACCTAAAGTGACTGTACCATCAGAAAGTATCACCAGTATTGAACAAGAACATCATCAGAGGCAGCAGATTTTTTTGGAAGGACATTCTCCGCAGACGACGAGAGAACCCCGTCAGCCACAACCCCCATGCTCTTTTGAGCCGCAGAATCCAAATGTGGTCCCCTTCAACGCAACCACCTGTTGTAACCAACTTCATAAGAAGAGAAGAGCCCCACCACCACCTCTGACAAAGACTCCAGCTGTGGACAATTCGCTTTATCATGACTCAGCTGCTCTGAAGAGCCCAGATGAAGCCCAGTCTCCATCTAAACACTGCAAGTCTCCAAAGTCTCCGACCTCGGCAAGTCAATATCATGTTACCTTATATGGCGTCATTCCAACTTACCCTATGGTCACTGAACAACAGCACTCAAGTGCAGGAG ATCATCCAACATACGATGTAGAGCAGAGGGACCGAATGCCCGACCTTGGACCTCTACAATTAGTAGGAGAGGAAGACGATGTATTTCTTTACAAGTCCAAATCTCAAACCACGGAGGATCTATTCACCATAATTCACAG GTCTAAAAGAAAGCTCCTGGGTCGTAAAGACTCCTTTGAAAATAAGCAAGGTGACCCTGGCACTCAGACACTCGGCAGCGGAGCTTCCAAGATCAGTTCTCAAAATGACAACTTCATGGCTTTTCTGAGAAGGACGAGAAGCGCCAAGGCTGGTTGCGGTGAACGAATCTCCGCCGCAGAGCTCCTCAGAAGCTCCAAGCCCACAGTTACCATTGCAGCAAACATCACCCACTGCAAAAATAGCTATGTACAGTCACACGGTCCATAA